The following coding sequences lie in one Halomonas sp. 'Soap Lake #6' genomic window:
- a CDS encoding HAD family hydrolase → MTMPEAVLFDLDGTLVDTAPDLAHATNVLRQHHGLEPLPFEQIRGQVSNGGSALVTLAIGLEHGTQAHDTARQYLLDAYEQAVAVHSQVFPPLDHWLARWHSDARLWGIVTNKPRRYTLPLLKALALNPGALLCADDLSVKKPAPEPLWEAAHRLGVPPQACWYVGDHVRDMEAAKAAGMTAVAVGYGYISEEDNYQQWPADIWFETCEDLVDALNAFHRSVEQ, encoded by the coding sequence ATGACAATGCCAGAGGCCGTACTGTTTGATCTAGATGGCACACTGGTAGATACCGCCCCAGATTTAGCTCACGCAACAAATGTTTTAAGGCAACATCATGGCCTTGAACCTCTACCGTTTGAGCAGATTCGCGGACAAGTATCGAATGGCGGTAGCGCACTGGTGACGCTTGCCATTGGCCTGGAACATGGAACACAAGCACATGATACCGCCAGGCAATACCTGCTTGATGCCTACGAGCAAGCAGTAGCTGTACACAGCCAAGTATTCCCCCCCTTAGATCATTGGCTAGCCCGCTGGCACTCGGATGCGCGCTTGTGGGGCATTGTTACCAATAAACCCCGCCGTTACACCTTACCTTTGCTTAAAGCGTTAGCGCTAAACCCGGGGGCATTACTCTGCGCCGATGACCTTAGCGTCAAGAAACCAGCGCCTGAGCCACTTTGGGAAGCTGCACACAGGCTTGGAGTACCCCCACAAGCCTGTTGGTATGTAGGTGATCATGTACGTGATATGGAAGCAGCAAAAGCGGCGGGCATGACGGCTGTAGCAGTTGGCTATGGCTACATAAGCGAGGAAGACAACTACCAGCAGTGGCCTGCTGATATTTGGTTTGAGACCTGTGAAGATCTGGTCGATGCTCTAAACGCATTTCACCGCTCAGTTGAGCAATAA
- the ubiG gene encoding bifunctional 2-polyprenyl-6-hydroxyphenol methylase/3-demethylubiquinol 3-O-methyltransferase UbiG, whose protein sequence is MQATPQDSTAHRYQGNVDAAEVAKFEALASRWWDPQSEFKPLHEINPLRLDFIDARSGLAGKRVLDVGCGGGILSESMAHRGAIVTGVDLGEAPLGVARLHAEASGVEVDYRNISVEALAAEQPGEFDVVTCMEMLEHVPDPSSVIRACSTLVRPGGYVFFSTLNRTPKSYAFAILGAEYVLKLLPRGTHDYAKFIRPSEMACWARASGLEVREQTGLTYNPLTRRYRLVAHDVSVNYMMYCRKVSQ, encoded by the coding sequence ATGCAAGCGACACCTCAGGATAGCACTGCTCACCGCTACCAAGGCAACGTCGATGCAGCGGAAGTTGCTAAATTTGAAGCACTCGCCAGCCGCTGGTGGGATCCACAAAGCGAATTTAAACCGTTGCATGAAATTAACCCGCTTCGTCTAGACTTTATTGATGCCCGCTCAGGCCTTGCAGGGAAGCGAGTGCTTGATGTCGGCTGTGGAGGCGGCATACTAAGTGAATCGATGGCGCACCGAGGAGCTATAGTTACCGGCGTTGATCTTGGCGAAGCTCCTTTAGGTGTCGCCCGGTTACACGCTGAAGCGAGTGGTGTCGAGGTCGATTACCGAAATATTAGTGTTGAGGCATTGGCAGCCGAGCAGCCTGGCGAGTTTGATGTAGTGACCTGCATGGAAATGTTAGAGCACGTACCTGATCCATCCTCGGTGATACGTGCTTGCAGCACACTGGTACGTCCTGGTGGTTATGTGTTCTTTTCTACCCTAAATCGCACCCCAAAATCCTATGCATTTGCGATTCTAGGCGCAGAGTATGTGCTAAAGCTATTACCCCGTGGCACACACGATTACGCAAAATTTATTCGCCCATCAGAGATGGCCTGTTGGGCACGCGCATCCGGACTTGAAGTACGTGAGCAGACAGGGCTTACCTATAATCCACTCACTCGACGCTATCGCCTAGTCGCCCATGATGTATCGGTTAACTACATGATGTACTGCCGCAAGGTGAGCCAATAA
- the ybgF gene encoding tol-pal system protein YbgF has product MNHSLKRYFERLCGAGAIVLPLSVLPLSAVAQQPLVQDLSSGSSSGFYQQTQRLEASGGNLVIFNQVQEHQQEIQQLRGQIEELRHQLEQLRRQTQQQYLDIEDRLMSSGHSQIEQSTPQVEPEAAEQVVNAPSARNASEDAQADYQAAFAHVQARRFGDAIAAFEAFVADHPESSLTANGHYWLGELYAAEGELSAADDAFSRVIDQYSSSSKVPDALYKLGLVKARKGEAERSRELLEQVRDDYPQSSAAGLANDFLRQSAG; this is encoded by the coding sequence ATGAATCACAGTCTCAAACGCTATTTTGAGAGGCTGTGCGGTGCGGGAGCCATTGTGCTCCCGCTGTCCGTATTGCCCTTGAGTGCTGTTGCTCAGCAGCCGCTTGTTCAAGATCTTTCGTCGGGTTCTTCCAGCGGTTTTTATCAACAGACGCAACGCCTGGAAGCTTCTGGTGGAAACTTGGTGATTTTCAACCAGGTTCAAGAGCACCAGCAGGAGATCCAACAACTTCGTGGCCAGATTGAAGAGTTGCGCCACCAGTTGGAGCAGTTGCGCCGCCAGACTCAGCAGCAGTATTTAGATATAGAAGACCGCTTAATGAGTAGTGGCCACAGCCAGATTGAGCAGTCTACACCGCAAGTAGAACCAGAAGCGGCGGAGCAAGTGGTTAATGCACCCTCTGCGCGCAACGCGAGTGAAGATGCGCAAGCAGACTACCAGGCCGCATTTGCTCATGTTCAAGCACGCCGTTTTGGGGACGCTATTGCTGCATTTGAAGCATTTGTTGCCGACCACCCTGAAAGCAGCCTGACCGCCAATGGCCATTATTGGCTAGGTGAGCTTTATGCTGCAGAGGGTGAGCTGAGTGCAGCAGATGATGCATTCAGTCGTGTAATCGATCAGTACAGTAGTAGTAGCAAAGTACCGGATGCGCTCTATAAGCTGGGGCTTGTTAAGGCTCGCAAAGGCGAGGCGGAACGTAGCCGCGAGCTGCTTGAGCAAGTTCGTGATGATTACCCCCAGAGCAGCGCAGCTGGGCTTGCAAACGATTTTTTACGTCAATCAGCCGGATAA
- a CDS encoding YciK family oxidoreductase, with product MSCKIDYQPTANLLENRVVLVTGAGDGIGRAAALSYAQHGATVILLGRTISKLESVYDEIEAAGGPQPAIFPLNFEGATLKDFHDMAETLDREFGRLDGLLHNAGLLGRITPFEQYNPELWEQVMQVNINGPIWMTQALLPLLQQSKDASVIFTSSSVGRKGRAYWGAYSVSKFATEGFAEVLADELENQANIRINTLNPGATRTQMRRSAFPGEDATTLRTPDEIMPTYLWLMGPDSAGVSGQRIDAQPPRV from the coding sequence ATGAGCTGCAAAATCGACTATCAACCAACGGCCAATCTTTTAGAAAATCGCGTCGTGTTGGTAACCGGTGCGGGTGATGGTATAGGCCGTGCTGCGGCGCTGAGCTACGCCCAACATGGGGCAACCGTTATTCTATTGGGGCGCACCATTTCAAAGCTTGAAAGCGTTTATGATGAGATTGAGGCGGCTGGAGGACCACAGCCTGCCATCTTTCCGCTCAATTTTGAGGGCGCAACTCTCAAAGACTTTCATGATATGGCTGAAACGCTGGACAGAGAGTTTGGTCGCTTAGACGGGCTGCTGCATAACGCTGGTTTGTTGGGCAGAATTACGCCTTTCGAACAGTACAACCCAGAGCTGTGGGAGCAGGTAATGCAGGTCAATATCAATGGGCCTATTTGGATGACCCAGGCTTTGCTACCTCTGCTTCAGCAATCTAAAGATGCATCGGTTATTTTCACGTCGTCAAGCGTTGGTCGTAAAGGCCGTGCATACTGGGGAGCATACTCAGTTTCTAAATTTGCGACTGAAGGCTTTGCTGAAGTCTTAGCGGATGAGCTGGAGAATCAGGCTAATATTCGCATTAACACACTAAATCCAGGGGCAACGCGTACGCAAATGCGGCGTTCAGCATTCCCTGGTGAAGATGCCACAACGCTGCGCACCCCCGATGAGATTATGCCAACTTATCTTTGGTTGATGGGGCCAGATAGCGCAGGGGTAAGTGGACAACGGATTGATGCCCAGCCGCCTCGCGTTTAA